In the Helianthus annuus cultivar XRQ/B chromosome 11, HanXRQr2.0-SUNRISE, whole genome shotgun sequence genome, one interval contains:
- the LOC110891047 gene encoding sodium/calcium exchanger NCL2 has protein sequence MDKLMPNMLKQLDREEDGLVTPDRKADKQKIKRLFSKYDKDGDGKLQRDELKKFIKKFHFGISLDRNKIMDNLIAEFSTDGTIDIHEFVEGFARWIEKFIEPDTSIKDPLHKLKTEKNSWELEESPKNTLKPQAAIVYVTFGIGVMYLISGAFMQSVLQFSNAAHIPLHFTSFVVFPIAMNARMIIKALLSTGSRVGKNASLTFFEIYNGLVMANLLGLLTLLITVCMKRLSWTYSNEVLIIMIPCTIVGLFALKRDTYPLWASILAMLLYPISICLYYVMYS, from the exons ATGGACAAACTCATGCCAAACATGTTGAAACAACTAGACCGTGAAGAAGATGGACTTGTGACACCAGACAGAAAAGCCGACAAACAAAAGATAAAACG gtTATTTTCTAAGTACGATAAGGATGGTGATGGTAAATTACAACGGGACGAGTTAAAAAAGTTCATTAAGAAATTTCATTTTGGAATATCATTGGATCGAAATAAAATCATGGATAACCTAATCGCAGAGTTCAGTACCGATGGTACCATCGACATACATGAATTTGTAGAGGGTTTCGCTAGATGGATTGAGAAATTCATTGAACCTGATACTAGTATCAAGGATCCATTGCATAAATTAAAGACTGAGAAG AATAGTTGGGAACTCGAGGAGTCACCGAAGAATACGTTGAAACCTCAAGCCGCCATCGTGTATGTTACATTCGGTATTGGTGTTATGTATTTAATTTCAGGGGCCTTCATGCAAAGTGTCTTACAGTTCTCAAATGCTGCTCACATACCTCTTCATTTCACTTCATTTGTTGTGTTCCCAATCGCCatgaatgctagaatgataatCAAAGCTCTCCTCAGCACCGGTTCACGTGTTGGAAAGAACGCGTCCTTGACATTCTTCGAG ATTTATAATGGATTGGTGATGGCTAACCTTTTGGGCTTGTTAACATTGTTGATTACTGTGTGTATGAAGAGACTATCTTGGACCTATTCGAATGAGGTGTTAATCATCATGATACCTTGCACTATTGTTGGCTTATTTGCTCTAAAGCGTGACACTTACCCTCTTTGGGCCTCCATCTTAGCAATGCTTCTATACCCCATCTCCATATGTCTGtattatgttatgtattcttga